Proteins encoded together in one Malassezia restricta chromosome IX, complete sequence window:
- a CDS encoding aspartyl-tRNA synthetase, producing the protein MSLDGSDSGSVTDMLQRQQNRLINLLNIRKPRTPEPQNQRDALMQAKRMSPSPASLHSEDRVRKLEELRAFERLVNMRRRMSAANAADIETPEQRSRYGEWDVYHVESEPWAQISDIATVSRAASYDEQKIAKFFGTEWRFRARIHAMRHMSSHLAFVVLREHGVTLQAVLSENGTGITPHMMHWVMRLPTESLVLVRGTLEKPRDMITGCDIAHLELHLTHVHLVSSITDRLPFTPYAAERAVSSHLEEHRDMDETVPQSSASVHSDSQKSLTQSSHMPVITQRTRLSNRLIDLRTPTMQAVILIPSIICHEFRQYLSKHEFIEIHTPKLQGGASESGASVFDVAYFGRSAFLAQSPQLYKQMCIAADMRRVFEIGPVFRAENSNTARHLTEYTGLDLEMEINHYYDAMSLIDGMLKHIFTVLRDKYGHVLQVIRRHFPSTDLQWLERTLVLPFWEGVRLLKEDGYREEDGSEPSPFEDLHTRAEIRLGEIVKRIYGTDYYILDKFPRNARPFYTLPDPVNTRYTNSFDIFVRGQEICTGGQRIHSADMLEDNIRRLHMDASSLEEYLQGFRLGAPPHAGCGIGLERLVMLYLNLDDIRLASLFYRDPKSFPAKLKQELRHPDAGTNPPPWVQYDRPHMLQPLESLIANYGDSTNTSWLDDRVQVWRDTETGAAVGYAPGKHYVMIIGNPLCDTSQYQRIIDRFLSFCHTQLQAKPVWLMVCKAVETILGDRYGWCTLTCTDDQRIPDVRKNPAKQDHEIERKMRHASKVGVTIQSLAYHERVPIELQQECDKSIQAWMAQRRGVQVHLTSVRPWVDQEHRQYFFARDANNDLCCLVVLAQLSPEHGVQVKWAISFPNAPNGAIEMTILHALDTVGSGSATFGTAASPKVEAVHGLSGLAFKILSRVYNGVAERAHLQNKGDFREKLGTMRDPTYICYPKGGMSMSAVRELMHFFRE; encoded by the coding sequence ATGAGCTTGGACGGCTCAGACTCGGGCTCCGTGACCGATatgctgcagcggcagcaAAATCGCCTCATAAATCTGCTCAACATACGGAAGCCACGTACGCCTGAGCCGCAGAATcagcgcgatgcgctcatgcaAGCCAAGAGGATGTCACCCTCCCCCGCCTCCTTGCATAGCGAAGATCGGGTGCGCAAACTCGAAGAGCTGCGCGCCTTCGAGCGCCTGGTCAAtatgcggcggcgcatgtcaGCTGCGAATGCCGCCGACATCGAGACGCCCGAGCAGCGATCGCGCTACGGCGAATGGGACGTATACCATGTCGAATCGGAGCCGTGGGCCCAGATTAGCGACATTGCCACGGTCAGTAGGGCGGCCTCCTACGACGAGCAAAAGATCGCCAAGTTCTTCGGTACCGAGTGGCGCTTCCGCGCGCGCATTCATGCCATGCGACACATGAGCTCGCACCTGGCCTTTGTCGTGCTTCGCGAGCACGGCGTGACGCTGCAGGCCGTGCTCTCCGAGAACGGCACGGGTATCACGCCCCACATGATGCACTGGGTCATGCGCCTGCCCAccgagtcgctcgtgctcgtgcgcggcacgctcgaaAAGCCGCGCGACATGATCACCGGTTGCGACATTGCGCACCTCGAGCTGCACCTGACGCATGTGCACCTCGTGTCCTCCATCACGGATCGCCTTCCTTTCACGCCCTATGcggccgagcgcgccgtATCAAGCCACCTCGAGGAGCACCGGGACATGGACGAGACGGTCCCCCAGTCCTCTGCCAGCGTTCACTCTGATTCACAAAAGAGCCTCACACAATCGAGTCATATGCCGGTCATTAcgcagcgcacgcgtcTTTCGAATCGACTGATTgatctgcgcacgccgacaATGCAGGCTGTCATCCTCATCCCCTCGATCATTTGCCACGAGTTCCGCCAATACCTCAGTAAGCACGAGTTTATCGAGATTCATACACCCAAGCTGCAAGGCGGTGCCTCGGAATCAGGTGCCAGCGTCTTTGACGTGGCATACTTTGGCCGCTCCGCCTTTTTGGCGCAAAGTCCTCAGCTGTACAAGCAAATGTGCATTGCCGCCGATATGCGGCGCGTCTTTGAAATCGGTCCCGTCTTCCGTGCTGAAAACTCAAACACCGCGCGGCACTTGACCGAGTACACGGGTCTTGACCTCGAAATGGAAATCAATCACTACTACGATGCCATGTCACTGATCGACGGTATGCTCAAGCACATCTTCACCGTGCTGCGCGATAAGTACGGCCATGTCCTGCAGGTCATTCGCCGACACTTCCCCAGCACGGACCTGCAgtggctcgagcgcacgctggTCCTGCCTTTCTGGGAAGGCGTGCGTCTCCTGAAAGAGGACGGCTATCGCGAGGAAGACGGCAGCGAGCCGAGTCCGTTCGAGGATTTGCACACGCGCGCTGAAATTCGACTCGGCGAGATTGTCAAGCGCATCTACGGCACCGACTACTACATTCTCGACAAGTTCCCACGCAATGCGCGTCCCTTTTACACATTGCCAGACCCAGTCAACACGCGCTATACCAACTCGTTTGATATTTTCGTGCGTGGCCAGGAAATTTGCACGGGTGGCCAGCGCATTCACAGCGCCGACATGCTCGAAGACAATATCCGGCGCCTACATATGGACGCATCGAGTCTCGAAGAGTACCTGCAAGGCTTTCGGCtcggtgcgccgccgcatgccGGATGCGGTATTggtctcgagcgccttgttATGCTGTACTTGAATCTGGACGACATTCGCCTGGCCTCGCTCTTTTACCGTGATCCCAAGAGCTTCCCGGCCAAGCTCAAGCAGGAACTGCGCCACCCCGACGCTGGCACGAATCCGCCGCCATGGGTGCAGTACGACAGgccgcacatgctgcagccgctcgagtcgctcatTGCCAACTATGGCGACTCGACCAACACGTCCTGGCTCGACGACCGCGTCCAGGTGTGGCGCGACACAGAAACGGGCGCTGCCGTCGGCTATGCGCCAGGCAAGCACTATGTCATGATCATCGGTAACCCGCTGTGTGATACTTCGCAGTACCAGAGAATCATTGATCGTTTCCTCTCCTTCTGCCATACCCAGCTACAAGCCAAGCCTGTGTGGCTCATGGTGTGTAAAGCCGTCGAAACCATTCTGGGCGACCGCTACGGCTGGTGCACGCTCACATGCACGGATGACCAGCGCATTCCCGACGTGCGAAAGAATCCCGCGAAGCAGGACCACGAAATTGAACGCAAGATGCGCCACGCCAGCAAAGTCGGTGTCACGATCCAGTCGTTGGCGTATCACGAGCGTGTACcgatcgagctgcagcaaGAGTGCGACAAGAGTATCCAGGCGTGgatggcgcagcgcagaGGCGTTCAGGTGCATCTGACGTCGGTGCGTCCGTGGGTCGACCAGGAGCACCGCCAATACTTCTTTGCACGCGACGCCAACAACGACCTGTGCTGtctcgtcgtgctggctCAGCTGTCGCCCGAGCATGGTGTACAGGTCAAGTGGGCCATCAGCTTCCCCAATGCACCCAACGGTGCGATCGAAATGACCATCCTGCACGCCCTCGACACGGTCGGCTCGGGCTCCGCCACCTttggcaccgccgcctcgcccaaggtcgaggccgtgcacggcctcAGTGGCCTCGCCTTCAAGATTCTCTCGCGTGTCTACAACGGCGTTGCAGAACGCGCACACCTGCAAAACAAGGGCGATTTCCGCGAAAAGCTCGGTACGATGCGCGATCCGACCTACATCTGCTACCCCAAGGGCGGCAtgtccatgtcggccgTGCGAGAGCTCATGCACTTTTTCCGTGAATAG
- a CDS encoding charged multivesicular body protein 7, with the protein MANLLHVAHGSFMTLSAYAAPRCGSREALASMYADLGGQKHSDPGTFRSRLAWWTGTIAAACWDRVLPHALCWPVDADTPTQWADADIGRPLCLSVVIREQERHGRYVRLSAYLDRTWTAWWARQWRWRSARDDDDDEALWSHVHGEWVVCENVERAARLATARDWSALERIMSRADAKAYLASLHDGSRPLALSDKDTDILLTHLVHDARAIQHDGDVYKWGTARVTEQDRGILAVKGLHAQLERQVDAWQARMERAQATVRRALQAKEREAVTLSYLRTQKQLESMVDKRVLALEKVHTLLLSMDQAVGDAQLMQAYTASEKTLRSLLDDPSLQPDHIDRTMDAIAEAVHDQNAVTDALSSAPDDELADELAQLELDTLPSPPATQPEATSPETTSLSMKTTHDTQKQAVPA; encoded by the coding sequence ATGGCCAACCTCCTCCacgtggcgcatggctctTTCATGACCTTGTCCGCCTATGCCGCCCCCCGCTGCGGCTCGAGGGAAGCGCTCGCATCGATGTATGCGGATCTGGGTGGGCAGAAACACAGCGATCCCGGCACATTCCGCTCACGACTGGCGTGGTGGACGGGCACcatcgccgcggcgtgctgggATCGCGTGTTGCCACACGCCCTGTGCTGGCCGGTCGACGCCGATACGCCGACACAGTGGGCGGACGCTGACATAGGGCGGCCCCTGTGTCTCTCTGTGGTCATTcgcgagcaggagcgccacggccgctACGTGCGCCTGTCAGCCTACCTGGATCGCACATGGACCGCGTGGTGGGCCCGGCagtggcgctggcgctccgcgcgcgacgacgacgacgacgaagcgcTGTGGTCCCATGTGCACGGCGAGTGGGTCGTGTGCGAgaatgtcgagcgcgcagcgcgcctCGCCACCGCTCGCGACTGGTCCGCCCTAGAGCGCATCATGTCGCGCGCGGATGCCAAGGCCTACCTTGCCAGCCTGCACGACGGCAGCCGGCCCCTCGCCCTCAGCGACAAGGACACCGACATcctgctcacgcacctcgtgcacgacgcacgcgcgatCCAGCACGATGGCGACGTATACAAGTGGGGCACAGCACGCGTGACCGAGCAGGACCGCGGCATCCTAGCCGTCAAGGGCCTGCACGCCCAACTCGAGCGCCAAGTCGACGCTTGGCAAGCGCGGATGGAGCGCGCGCAGGCCACCGTCCGCCGCGCCCTCCAAGCCAAGGAGCGCGAAGCTGTCACGCTATCGTACCTACGCACCCAAAAGCAGCTCGAAAGCATGGTGGACAAGCGCGTGCTGGCCCTGGAAAAGGTGCACACGCTGCTCCTCAGCATGGACCAGGCCGTCGGCGACGCGCAACTCATGCAAGCGTACACGGCGTCGGAAAAGACGCTGCGCTCCCTCCTCGACGACCCATCGCTTCAGCCGGACCACATCGACCGCACGATGGACGCGATCGCagaggccgtgcacgatCAGAACGCGGTCACCGACGCCCTGTCCAGCGCccccgacgacgagctcgccgacgagctcgccCAACTCGAGCTCGACACCCTCCCCAGCCCCCCTGCCACCCAGCCCGAAGCCACGTCCCCTGAAACAACGTCTTTGTCTATGAAAACAACGCATGATACACAAAAACAAGCAGTGCCTGCATAA
- a CDS encoding short-chain dehydrogenase encodes MPRLAWTLVACVVLHVVWTYARRKKRTQYVDAGAERVLILGASTPDGLGAELLRQYVERGAKHIMIVGRRQHALDDVRKRFPRVQVHVHAADLTCTQSVLALRDAVVRCMGGLDTLHMVFGATSILPILGVAGVDPCGVNAETEERGLTHATQDGLDRIGETVQRSCDANVKGPAIVLGALIPLMQTTSSRPAVVTIGSVAGLIPAPTRAVYCASKSAQHLLVRSVDLECEAQAAMPAPGQPRRARVHFLLVAPGPIKNSFVATYSVDASTGPRDRRDHALGVEDVVRATLRRVDAEQWGVLVMPSYLRVAWILTCLDATRAWLGRAAHRLYRY; translated from the exons ATGCCTCGGCTGGCCTGGACGCTCGTAGCGTGCGTTGTCCTGCACGTCGTCTGGACGTACGCGCGACGCAAGAAACGGACGCAGTATGTGGACGCGGGTGCGGAGCGTGTCTTGATCCTGGGTGCCTCGACGCCTGatggcctcggcgccgagTTGCTCCGGCAGTACGTGGAGCGCGGAGCGAAGCACATCATGATCGTGGGGCGACGACAACATGCGttggacgacgtgcggaAACGCTTTCCTCGTGTGCAAGTGCACGTACATGCCGCAGACCTCACATGCACACAGAGTGTGCTCGCTCTccgcgacgccgtcgtACGGTGCATGGGCGGCTTGGATACGCTGCACATGGTGTTTGGCGCCACATCGATTCTGCCGATCCtcggcgtcgcgggcgTCGACCCGTGCGGCGTGAATGCCGAGACGGAGGAGCGCGGGCTgacgcatgcgacgcaggatggcctcgatcgcatcgGCGAGACGGTCCAGCGCAGCTGCGACGCCAATGTCAAAGGCCCGGCcatcgtgctgggcgcctTGATCCCGCTCATGCAGACGACGTCCTCGCGCCCGGCCGTCGTGACGATCGGCTCCGTCGCCGGCCTCATAccggcgccgacgcgcgccgtATACTGCGCGTCGAAATCGGCTCAGCACCTCCTCGTGCGCTCCGTCGATCTCGAGTGCGAGGCCCAAGCCGCCATGCCTGCGCCGGGTCagccgcgacgcgctcgcgtgCACTTCCTTCTCGTGGCGCCCGGCCCGATCAAGAACTCGTTCGTCGCTACGTACTCGGTCGACGCCTCGACGGGGCCGCGCGACCGCCGCGACCACGCGCTTGGTGTCGAGGACGTCGTTcgtgcgacgctgcgccgcgtcgatgccgagcaATGGGGCGTGCTCGTGATGCCGTCGTACCTCCGCGTCGCATGGATCCTTACCTGCCTCGATGCTAC ACGCGCCTGGCTGGGCCGTGCAGCTCACCGCCTCTACCGATATTAG
- a CDS encoding v-SNARE component of the vacuolar SNARE complex has translation MLVLALVARGSDVLAEAHEPGYERFVSAAATILAKVHESGTPRVSYAFEQWLFHYMCGDDQSYLAVADVEAGRRVPFAFLEALKQARVQSAAEIESLRRAWNARGRDPIQQAQSELGHVKDVLTQNVEQILSRGEQLDLLVDRTDSAAHQSLAFRRRAVHLRREMWWRNTRIVVLMSVCALALLVFVYHALFS, from the exons ATGTTGGTGCTGGCCTTGGTGGCGCGTGGGTCGGACGTGCTGGCggaggcgcacgagccggGGTATGAGCGCTTTGTGTCGGCGGCCGCTACCATCTTGGCCAAGGTGCACGAGTCGGGCACGCCGCGTGTCTCGTACGCGTTTGAGCAGTGGCTCTTTCACTACATGTGCGGCGATGATCAGTCGTACTTGGCGGTGGCGGACGTCGAGGCagggcggcgcgtgccgtTTGCgttcctcgaggcgctgaaGCAAGCGCGTGTGCAAAGCGCTGCTGAGATCGAGTCGttgcggcgtgcgtggaaTGCGCGGGGCCGCGACCCGATTCAGCAGGCGCAGTCGGAGCTGGGTCATGTCAAGGATGTCCTTACGCAGAACGTGGAGCAGATTCTGAGTCGtggcgagcagcttgacCTGCTCGTCGACCGCACGGACTCAGCGGCGCACCAGAGCCTAGCGTTCCGGCGGCGTGCGGTGCATCTGCGCCGCGAAATGTGGTGGCGAAATACGCGCATTGTGGTGCTCATGAGTGTGTGTGCCTTG GCACTGCTTGTTTTTGTGTATCATGCGTTGTTTTCATAG
- a CDS encoding transcription factor: MSATCTYTRPRRAAAMRVDAERDMTGEGVDLEEEPRAPKRTRTSRALHRKTDHSVIERRRREKINDRLICLQSTVPACREKARECIEKKSPSGTCGTDDIDARIGSDIVLEKLCIISHTVDYVMELRAKLKAYETQCHCDPKLPIMAERDDGAHCLTTHPEKMQCERSSEASSESPDPKCATPVPDEKHALPDLSERAELPDDDVVPAAPPHYQHHHHDHDMWCRPWRPWIPWHARAYLPPLCYDAPPVAGTASAVAPMPVMPPPPYAIAPTRACHHHHHHHPVRTRDPWCRAPHRAYQAWGPFAAPPSPLSRKHKAARDDALSM, from the coding sequence ATGAGCGCTACGTGCACCTATACCCGAccgcgccgtgctgccgcgatgcgcgtggATGCGGAGCGTGATATGACGGGAGAGGGCGTCGATCTGGAAGAAGAGCCGCGCGCCCCCAAGCGGACACGCAcctcgcgtgccttgcATCGCAAGACCGATCACTCGGTCAttgagcgccgccgacgcgagAAGATCAACGATCGTCTCATATGTCTGCAAAGCACCGTCCCAGCCTGCCGTGAAAAGGCGCGCGAGTGCATTGAGAAAAAGAGTCCGAGTGGGACGTGTGGGACAGACGATATCGATGCGCGCATCGGCTCAGATATCGTGCTCGAGAAGCTGTGCATCATTTCGCACACGGTCGACTATGTGATGgagctgcgtgccaagctCAAAGCGTACGAGACTCAGTGCCATTGCGACCCGAAGCTGCCGATcatggccgagcgcgacgatggGGCTCACTGCCTGACGACGCACCCGGAAAAGATGCAGTGCGAGCGCTCGAGCGAGGCATCGAGCGAGAGTCCCGACCCCAAGTGCGCCacgcctgtgcctgacgaGAAGCACGCTCTGCCGGATCTCTCCGAGCGTGCGGAGCTCCCAGACGACGATGTCgtgcctgcagcgccaccacaCTATCAGCATCACCACCACGATCATGACATGTGGTGCCGCCCATGGCGGCCATGGATCCCATGGCACGCGCGTGCATACCTGCCTCCCCTGTGCTACGACGCGCCCCCTGTGGCCGGGACGGCGTCCGCCGTAGCGCCGATGCCCGtcatgccgccgccgccgtaTGCGAtcgcgccgacgcgcgcatgccaccatcaccaccaccaccaccctGTGCGCACCCGCGATCCATGGTGCCGTGCACCCCACCGAGCCTACCAGGCTTGGGGTCCGTttgccgcgccgccgtccCCCCTGTCACGTAAGCACAAGGCAGCCCGAGACGATGCGCTGTCGATGTAG
- a CDS encoding 2-dehydropantoate 2-reductase yields MTLRVLVVGAGAVGCFYASRLDAGAYVGLVCRSNYEAVRASGVTMDTHTFGSYAFVPHAVYPTVEAAAATPWDLVIVATKALSMDPASVAYLAPVVRDTTTLVLIQNGVDIEAPYRHQFPHTPIVSAVTIVSAAKTEAARIVQYRWTRISLGPYTDLHGSDDASSALMQRATESLQTLAALLKRGGIPDVEVHDARTLQWVRWHKLCINASMNTTGVLAGGRSNPDMVRDPLLRAHIEACMNEVMDAAPPIFGCPLPFASPERILQSTERNTSSSKSSMVQDWEAGRALELDAILGNAIRIAEAHGAHMPRLQSMYALLQSAVAMRDAAT; encoded by the coding sequence ATGACGCTGCGTGTGTTGGTCGTAGGAGCGGGGGCGGTAGGGTGCTTTTATGCGAGCCGACTCGATGCGGGCGCGTACGTAGGCCTGGTGTGCCGCTCGAATTACGAGGCGGTGCGCGCGAGTGGCGTGACGATGGACACGCACACGTTTGGGTCGTATGCGTTTGTGCCCCACGCCGTGTATCCCACCGTggaggcagcggcggccaCGCCGTGGGACCTGGTGATCGTGGCCACGAAGGCCTTATCGATGGATCCCGCATCGGTAGCTTACCTTGCGCCtgtcgtgcgcgacacAACGACGCTGGTGCTGATCCAGAATGGCGTGGATATCGAGGCACCGTATCGGCACCAGTTTCCGCATACCCCGATCGTGTCGGCCGTCACGATCGTGAGTGCCGCCAAGACCGAGGCAGCTCGCATCGTGCAGTACCGCTGGACGCGCATCAGTCTCGGGCCCTACACAGACCTGCATGGATCGGACGACGCGTCCTCAGCgctgatgcagcgcgccacCGAGAGCCTGCAAACGCTCGCCGCCCTGCTCAAGCGCGGCGGCATTCCTGATGTGGAAGtacacgacgcacgcacgctTCAATGGGTCCGCTGGCACAAGCTGTGTATCAATGCGTCGATGAATACGACGGGTGTGCTCGCCGGCGGCCGTAGCAATCCGGACATGGTGCGTGATCCGCTGCTTCGTGCGCACATCGAAGCATGCATGAACGAGGTCATGGACGCTGCACCGCCTATTTTTGGGTGTCCACTGCCTTTTGCGTCACCTGAGCGCATTCTACAAAGCACCGAGCGCAATACGTCGTCGAGCAAGTCCAGCATGGTGCAGGATTGGGAGGCAGGTCGCGCCCTCGAGCTTGATGCGATCTTGGGCAACGCCATTCGCattgccgaggcgcacggTGCGCATATGCCGCGCCTGCAGAGCATGTATGCCCTTCTCCAAAGTGCCGTAGCGATGCGTGACGCGGCTACGTAG
- a CDS encoding sorting and assembly machinery component 37, whose product MAVAVTVWGVPRDGLPTIEPTSLYVLALLQLAQKQAVVLTPPTLIHTEAVPALYTFEGHVGEVLATTPTDIRSHLHTGLDASAYAVHAALDDMLSDLVLHTLFSLPLNFQKVTCQALTQRTTIPSSLPRRMRAAVRARLESPHIRLWGMGGSWDREERQEAQRWQASAGLTEARDPLTCMPRQGFYSSLTSDMREEWERSRLATRARRVLAAVAKQASTHTATPVDARLYSLLAPLLYVEWPVDTLPSLIRREFPGLVEHTHRMHRLLWHDAPWAWERRPFHVMPASTPWWRTPKAPRSDAPLPPTLRYGRLLWSALAILVPIPWLLLTGMIAIETEEEEDEPEEVDDDGEDLDGEDLDAGEDLDAGEDLDAGEDLDAGEDLDVEEDHS is encoded by the coding sequence ATGGCTGTGGCGGTGACCGTTTGGGGCGTGCCCAGAGATGGGCTGCCCACGATCGAGCCCACGTCTCTGTATGTGCtggcgctcctgcagctggcgcagaAGCAGGCTGTGGTGCTcacgccaccgacgctgATCCACACCGAGGCTGTGCCGGCGCTGTACACGTTCGAGGGCCACGTCGGTGAGGTCCTGGCTACGACGCCCACGGACATCCGCTCGCATCTCCATACAGGCCTCGATGCATCGGCGTACGCCGTACAtgccgcgctggacgatATGCTAAGTGACCTGgtgctgcacacgctctTTTCCCTCCCCCTCAACTTTCAAAAAGTGACCTGCCAGGCACTGACGCAGCGCACCACCATACCATCCTCGCTGCcgcgacgcatgcgcgcagctgtgcgtgcgcgcctcgagagCCCACATATCCGTCTGTGGGGCATGGGCGGCTCATGGGACCGCGAGGAACGCCAAGAGGCTCAGCGATGGCAAGCGTCAGCCGGCCTCACGGAGGCGCGTGATCCGCTCACCtgcatgccgcgccaggGCTTTTACTCTTCGCTGAcgagcgacatgcgcgAAGAGTGGGAGCGCTCGCGactcgcgacgcgcgcgcggcgcgtcctTGCCGCGGTAGCGAAGCAGGCGTCTACGCACACAGCCACGCCCGTCGATGCCCGGCTCTATTCGTTGCTGGCGCCGCTTCTCTACGTCGAGTGGCCCGTGGACACGCTACCTTCTCTCATCCGCCGCGAGTTCCCCGGGCTGGTCGAGCACACACACCGCATGCACCGTCTCTTGTGGCACGATGCACCCTGGGCGTGGGAGCGCCGGCCGTTCCACGTCATgcccgcatcgacgcccTGGTGGCGCACACCGAAGGCGCCGCGATCGGACGCCCCGCTGCCGCCTACGTTGCGCTACGGCCGCCTACTGTGGTCGGCCCTCGCGATCCTCGTCCCGATTCCATGGCTCTTGCTCACGGGCATGATTGCCATTGAGacggaggaggaggaggacgaaCCTGAGgaggtcgacgacgacggcgaggACCTAGACGGCGAGGACCTGGATGCTGGCGAGGACCTGGATGCTGGCGAGGACCTGGATGCCGGCGAGGACCTGGATGCCGGCGAGGACCTGGACGTCGAGGAGGATCATAGCTAG
- a CDS encoding methionyl-tRNA synthetase, whose product MWASLTRWAKPYYVTTPIYYVNAEPHIGHLHSSVMADVLRRYAELRRRGWSTYAPAPAHATQALMTTGTDEHGLKIQRVAESMHLDPRTLCDRVSVRFEALLKAADIAPTRFLRTTEAVHQAAVQHFWTRLQDAGYIYLGAHEGWYAVSDEAFYPASQVQEQGGVYTSIETGQRVEWTTETNYKFRLSACREPLLAWLEANPDVIQPRSMYDHILAEVRAGLSDLSVSRLASRLSWGIPVPHDPTHTMYVWIDALVNYLTALGYPSAMQGWPVDAHIVGKDIVRFHAIYWPAFLMAAGLPLPRTIVAHSHWTVEKTKMSKSRGNAINPFDAIETYGVDTMRYYLMRIGGHIGTDADYAPALVEEHKRKFLQGQLGNLLSRVLAPKIQQRLAGEWLPRPAHATDPLEQACTELPRVYEHSMESYEPSKAVQAVFDVIAHTNELVQHTAPWSADTPLSDVHRCVYLSSEALRVCGTLLSPIMPRAMTALLDALQVPAAQRTWDALAFQAQIPLRRSSSKIAPLFPRT is encoded by the coding sequence ATGTGGGCGTCGCTGACGCGTTGGGCGAAGCCGTACTATGTGACGACGCCGATCTACTATGTGAATGCCGAGCCGCACATTGGGCATTTGCACTCGAGTGTGATGGCCGACGTGCTTCGGCGGTATGCagagctgcgccgccgcggatGGTCGACGTACGCACCCGCACCCGCTcatgcgacgcaggcgctcatgACCAccggcacggacgagcaTGGACTCAAGATCCAAAGGGTGGCGGAATCGATGCACCTCGATCCGCGGACGCTGTGCGACCGGGTCAGTGTGCGCttcgaggcgctgctgaaGGCGGCCGATATTGCGCCTACGCGCTTCCTGCGCACGACGGAGGCGGTGCATcaggcggccgtgcagcacTTTTGGACGCGGCTGCAGGACGCGGGCTATATCTAccttggcgcgcacgaAGGATGGTACGCGGTCTCTGACGAAGCCTTTTATCCTGCGTCGCaggtgcaggagcaggGTGGCGTGTACACGTCCATCGAGACGGGTCAGCGCGTCGAATGGACGACGGAAACGAACTACAAGTTCCGGCTCTCGGCATGTCGCGAGCCGCTGCTGGCATGGCTCGAAGCGAATCCGGACGTGATCCAGCCACGCAGCATGTACGACCACATCCTCGCCGAGGTGCGCGCGGGTCTGAGCGACTTGTCCGTCTCGCGGCTCGCCTCGCGACTGTCCTGGGGCATTCCCGTGCCCCACGATCCCACTCACACCATGTACGTGTggatcgatgcgctcgtcaaCTACCTGACCGCCCTAGGGTACCCATCCGCCATGCAGGGCTGGCCCGTGGacgcgcacatcgtcggGAAGGACATTGTGCGCTTCCACGCCATCTACTGGCCCGCGTTTCTCATGGCCGCCGGTCTGCCCCTGCCGCGCACCATCGTCGCGCACTCCCACTGGACGGTCGAAAAAACCAAGATGTCCAAGTCACGCGGCAATGCCATCAATCCGTTTGACGCCATCGAAACCTATGGCGTCGACACGATGCGCTACTATCTCATGCGCATAGGAGGGCACATTGGCACGGACGCCGATTACGCACCGGCGCTAGTCGAGGAGCACAAGCGCAAGTTTCTCCAGGGTCAGCTGGGCAACTTGCTGTCGCGCGTACTGGCGCCCaagatccagcagcgcctcgcggGCGAGTGGCtgcctcggccagcgcacGCCACGGATCCACTCGAGCAGGCGTGCACGGAGCTCCCGCGTGTGTACGAGCACAGCATGGAGTCGTACGAGCCGTCCAAGGCCGTGCAGGCCGTGTTCGATGTGATTGCTCACACCaacgagctcgtgcagcacacCGCGCCATGGTCGGCGGATACACCGCTGAGCGACGTGCATCGGTGCGTGTATCTGtcgagcgaggcgctgcgcgtgtGCGGCACGCTCCTGTCTCCGatcatgccgcgcgccaTGACGGccctgctcgatgcgctccaAGTGCCcgcagcgcagcgcacCTGGGACGCCCTGGCCTTCCAGGCCCAGATtccgctgcgccgctcgtccTCCAAAATAGCGCCGCTCTTCCCCCGTACTTAG
- a CDS encoding translation machinery associated TMA7, translated as MASRQGGKLKPLKQPKKQQKELDDDDLAFKQKQKEEAAAKKAAIDKLKGKK; from the exons ATGGCGAGTCGACAAGGAGGCAAGCTCAAGCCGCTCAAGCAGCCCAAGAAGCAGCAAAAAGAGCTGGATGATGAT GACCTAGCTTTTAAGCAAAAGCAAAAGGAAGAGGCCGCGGCGAAGAAGGCCGCGATTGACAAGCTCAAGGGCAAAAAGTAG